One window of Botrimarina mediterranea genomic DNA carries:
- a CDS encoding right-handed parallel beta-helix repeat-containing protein: MRRYLLMLTAFTSLSASTSHAADYFIAPTGNNAGNGSIGAPWATFDFAIDRLDPGDTLHVRGGTYSLNSRIQIRSNEGGTESAPIRIWAYESESPVLDFSTMSNSQWGQSGGRGIQVDEGADWLHLRGLTIENARDNGVWSGANHGVYERIVTRWNGDSGMQLSGTASYNLIENADSYENYDPSSNGENADGFAIKFSELGPGNIVRGARAWGNSDDGWDMWQSIQGAVLVEDSWAFDNGKILPRFYDVEALEANDMNPSNFNGDGNGYKLGQDSGPHTLNRVLAWDNRVRGIDVNGNGFGVFVNHSTVFDSGRNWNFDETASETINQHLLTNNVSVLGSQSDTFLSGVTSSFNTWNGVPANAADFLSLDDAIARGPRQADGSLPVSDFLRLSPDSNLIDAGKNIGMPFSGLAPDLGAFESGILGDYNSDGVVNAADYTVWRDNIGGGFLPGDYGVWATHYGEGAPSGVSVPEPTSASILLTVLLLAHHRLRHSRI; the protein is encoded by the coding sequence ATGAGACGCTACCTACTGATGCTGACGGCATTCACTTCGCTGTCCGCATCCACTTCCCACGCTGCGGATTACTTCATCGCCCCCACCGGCAACAACGCCGGCAACGGGTCCATCGGCGCGCCGTGGGCGACCTTCGACTTTGCGATCGATCGCCTCGACCCCGGCGACACGCTCCACGTCCGCGGCGGGACTTACTCGCTCAATAGCCGCATCCAGATCCGCAGCAACGAGGGCGGAACCGAGTCGGCCCCGATCCGCATCTGGGCGTATGAGAGCGAGTCCCCGGTCCTCGATTTCTCAACGATGTCCAACTCACAGTGGGGACAATCCGGTGGGCGGGGCATCCAAGTCGATGAGGGCGCCGATTGGCTCCACCTCCGCGGCCTCACCATCGAGAACGCCCGCGACAATGGCGTCTGGAGCGGCGCTAATCACGGCGTCTATGAGCGGATCGTCACCCGCTGGAACGGAGACTCCGGCATGCAGCTCAGCGGGACCGCCTCTTACAACTTGATCGAGAACGCCGACTCGTACGAAAACTACGACCCCAGCTCCAACGGCGAGAACGCCGACGGCTTCGCCATCAAGTTCAGCGAACTCGGCCCCGGCAACATCGTCCGCGGCGCCCGTGCGTGGGGCAATTCGGACGACGGCTGGGACATGTGGCAAAGCATCCAGGGCGCCGTGCTAGTCGAGGACTCCTGGGCGTTCGACAACGGCAAGATCCTGCCGCGCTTCTACGACGTCGAGGCCCTCGAAGCGAATGACATGAATCCGTCCAACTTCAATGGTGACGGCAACGGCTACAAACTCGGCCAGGACTCCGGGCCCCACACTCTCAACCGCGTCCTCGCCTGGGACAACCGGGTCCGCGGCATCGACGTCAACGGCAACGGCTTCGGTGTCTTCGTCAACCATTCGACCGTGTTCGACTCGGGACGCAATTGGAACTTCGATGAGACCGCATCAGAGACCATCAACCAGCACCTCCTCACCAACAACGTCTCCGTTCTAGGGAGTCAGTCCGATACGTTCCTGTCGGGCGTCACGAGTTCGTTCAATACCTGGAACGGCGTCCCCGCAAACGCGGCCGACTTCTTGTCGCTCGACGACGCCATCGCCCGCGGCCCGCGCCAAGCCGACGGCAGCCTCCCCGTGAGCGACTTCCTGCGTCTCTCACCCGACAGCAACCTGATCGACGCCGGCAAGAATATTGGCATGCCGTTCTCGGGTTTAGCGCCGGACCTCGGCGCGTTCGAGTCGGGCATCCTCGGCGATTACAACTCCGACGGCGTCGTCAACGCGGCCGACTACACCGTGTGGCGTGACAACATCGGCGGCGGGTTCCTGCCCGGCGATTACGGCGTCTGGGCAACGCATTACGGCGAAGGCGCACCGAGTGGCGTGTCGGTTCCGGAGCCGACCAGTGCGTCGATCCTTCTAACCGTCTTATTGCTAGCTCACCATCGACTCCGACACTCTCGAATTTAG